The genomic segment ACGAACGGCGTGAGGACCCACACCGCGCCGATTTCGGCGTACTTCCCCCAGGCCGGATCGCCGCCGAGCGCGAAGCCGACGCCGATGACCGATCCGGTCACGGTGAACGCGGTCGCGATCGGATACCCCGTGTAGATGCCGATCGCCATCAGGCCGGCGCCGATCAGCAGGACGACAATGACGGCGCTGACCGGCAGGGTAACGCCCTTGACGAGACCGGTACCGACGGCTTCGGAGACGCTTCCACCCTGTGTTACCGCGCCGGCGAAGCCGAGGATCCCGACGAGAAATGCCGCCTTCATCGTCGAGATCGCGTTCGCACCGACGGCCGGTGCGAAGGGCGTCGCACCACTCGAGCCGGCGCCGATGACCCACGCCATGAAGAGGCTCGTGAGGGCGGCCGCTGCGAACAGGAGTAGCGTTGCGGGTTCCATCAGTGTACGAAAATCCTCCGTTTGAGTTCACGAAACACGAAACTCGGACGGCGTTAGTCGGCACCCGCCGGAGCCATGTCGGCCGCTGCGCGCTTGCTGCGCCAGACCCCCTGCAGGTAGGCGCCGGCGAACATGCCGACGACCGCCCAGAGGATCGTGACGTTGCCGATCCCGAGGCTGGCGTAGGCCGCTCCGGGACAGATCCCCGACAGCCCCCAGCCGACGCCGAAGATTCCGCCGCCGATCAGGACGTTCCGGTCGAACGGCTTCAGCCGACGTCCGTACTTGTCGCCGGTCAGCGGAGCGCTGTCGCGTATCCGGGGCATCACCGCGAAGGCGATCCCGGAGACGATCGCTGCGCCGAACATGACGAACGGCAGGCCGAAGTCGTCGAACTGGAGGAAGTCCAGCACGATTTCTGGGCGGGCCATGTGGCTGTAGGCCAATCCGAATCCGAAGATCAGGCCGCCGACGAGGATCAGCGGCATGAACAGGGGATGACGATTCCGGCTCATGTTACGGACTCACCCCCAGTGCAGCGACGATCTGGGCAGTCACGATCGCGACCGTCAGGAACGTTATCACTCCGACGATCGACGTCCGGGAAGCCGAGCCGACGCCGCAGACGCCGTGACCCGACGTGCAGCCCTTGCCGATGCGCGTGCCGATCCCGACGAGGACGCCGCCGACCAGCAGCCGCCAGGGCTGGACGTCCGTCGTCCACGTCCCGCCCTGCCAGAAGACGGCGTAGACCGCCGCTCCGAGGACGATCCCCAGCGTGAACACGATCCGCCAGTCTCGAGAGGCGCGGTACTGCTTGAACCGCGACTGATCCGAGACGTACGACAGCGTCGACTCGAGGAACGTGCTCGCGCCGGCGGCGATCCCCGTCCCGAGGTAGATGACGACCGCGCCAAGGCCCACGAGCAGTCCCCCGATCGCGTACCGGGAGATGCCGTTGGGAAACGGCTCGGCGGGTACGACCTGACCCGGGGCGGCGAGTTCGGCGAGCATTGCGATCTCGAGCACGGTGATCAGTCACCCGCCAGCGATTCCTGGCTGGCCGCGCAGTTGTTCGGGCCGAGCTCGAGCTCGAACGCCTCCTCGTCGTCGGCCTCCTGCTGTCCGAGATTGGTGGGAATGATGTCCTCGTAGTTGGCCGGACGGGGCGGCATGTCCGAGAGGATCAGCTCGACGAACTCGTCCTCGTCCATCGTCAGCGCGTCCATCTCGTCGACGAGTTGGCCGATCGGTGCCGTGTAGGTGCCGTCGGCGGCGGGCTCGGCGGCGTCGCTGAAGTGCGCGCCGCCGATCAGGGTATCGTCGGGCAGGGTCAGCACGCGCTCCTGCAGGGACTCGTAGAGCTGTCGCGCGGCGTCTTCCGCGCCCTCGTCTCCCTCCTCCAGGTCGGGACGGGCGACACTCTCGACGAACAGGCCGTCGCCGGTTGCGAGCAGCGAGTCATCAATCAGG from the Natronococcus sp. AD-5 genome contains:
- a CDS encoding DUF6691 family protein, translated to MSRNRHPLFMPLILVGGLIFGFGLAYSHMARPEIVLDFLQFDDFGLPFVMFGAAIVSGIAFAVMPRIRDSAPLTGDKYGRRLKPFDRNVLIGGGIFGVGWGLSGICPGAAYASLGIGNVTILWAVVGMFAGAYLQGVWRSKRAAADMAPAGAD
- a CDS encoding YeeE/YedE family protein; the encoded protein is MLAELAAPGQVVPAEPFPNGISRYAIGGLLVGLGAVVIYLGTGIAAGASTFLESTLSYVSDQSRFKQYRASRDWRIVFTLGIVLGAAVYAVFWQGGTWTTDVQPWRLLVGGVLVGIGTRIGKGCTSGHGVCGVGSASRTSIVGVITFLTVAIVTAQIVAALGVSP